Proteins co-encoded in one Malus domestica chromosome 09, GDT2T_hap1 genomic window:
- the LOC103411402 gene encoding protein GLUTAMINE DUMPER 6-like, whose amino-acid sequence MSPATTSAISATTKVHNLWRSPLPYLFGSLGLMLLLISVALVILACSYRKPSSGEDDEEKPAKPMSAVLDDERRIAIVIMAGDDKPTHLATEVITPTTHHCTCSSETDQKV is encoded by the coding sequence atgagtcCTGCAACCACAAGCGCCATATCAGCAACCACCAAAGTCCACAACCTATGGAGGTCCCCGCTGCCGTACCTCTTCGGCAGCTTAGGTTTAATGCTGCTACTCATTTCTGTTGCATTGGTCATCCTCGCGTGTTCATACCGCAAACCCTCTTCgggtgaagatgatgaagagAAGCCAGCAAAGCCCATGAGCGCAGTTCTTGACGATGAGAGAAGGATTGCAATTGTCATAATGGCCGGCGATGACAAGCCGACGCATTTAGCTACAGAGGTGATCACTCCAACAACTCACCACTGTACTTGCTCCTCTGAGACCGATCAGAAAGTTTAA